From a region of the Trichocoleus sp. FACHB-46 genome:
- a CDS encoding sensor histidine kinase, protein MKIWQKFIGSSLVAAGLVASFMSGSTLLIKQADQSIQASREKTIQARIISLELQLSLREQLLALKAFLLTDQAAADMADYQKAMSNFLISLEELERIMPEAAEIPVVRRRHRFLVRLAGTLTNTPAKGNQIQQDLRALDSFGKDIDFYLALLTDTAQQQDVLAQQAGQQFKQGAQAFTYAIIGLIVLVLVGQFLLILLPVIRSIHQLQVGAATIGAGNLDHQVNISTGDEIEKLAQEFNQMAAQLAELYRSLEQKVTERTAELVRVNESLESEISDRKQAEDSLRQSEERERDRAQQLEQAIEELQQAQSQLIQTEKMSSLGQLVAGVAHEINNPVNFIHGNLEYTHTYVQDLLELIHRYQRHSSSIPAEVQQYADAIDLDFLQIDLPKMLASMKVGTQRIRQIVLSLRNFSRLDESDMKRVNIHEGIDSTLLILQNRLKAKPEHPGIAVVKEYGDLPLVECYTGQLNQVFMNILSNAIDALDSYNQTRSAANLQSHPSQIRIRTELVSPDRVAIRIADNGPGMTHEVKQRLFDPFFTTKPVGQGTGLGLSISYQIVVQRHRGTLHCESQPQHGTEFWLEIPVQQNYAQTSHSAVAALPVPEASSQGSY, encoded by the coding sequence ATGAAGATTTGGCAGAAGTTTATTGGCTCATCGCTGGTGGCGGCTGGGTTGGTGGCTAGCTTCATGAGCGGCAGTACCCTCCTGATTAAACAAGCCGATCAGTCGATCCAAGCGAGCCGGGAAAAAACCATTCAAGCTCGGATCATTTCCTTAGAGCTGCAACTTTCCTTACGCGAGCAACTACTAGCGCTCAAGGCTTTCTTGCTGACGGATCAAGCAGCGGCGGATATGGCCGATTACCAAAAGGCAATGTCTAACTTTTTGATCAGCTTGGAAGAGTTGGAGCGCATTATGCCAGAGGCCGCAGAAATCCCTGTCGTGCGACGGCGACATCGTTTCTTAGTGCGCTTGGCAGGAACCCTGACCAACACACCCGCCAAGGGAAATCAAATTCAGCAAGATTTACGAGCCTTAGACTCTTTTGGTAAAGACATCGACTTTTATTTGGCTCTATTAACCGATACGGCTCAACAGCAGGATGTTTTGGCTCAGCAAGCTGGACAACAGTTTAAGCAAGGAGCCCAAGCTTTTACCTATGCCATTATTGGGCTAATTGTTTTGGTCTTGGTCGGTCAATTTTTATTGATTTTGCTGCCCGTCATTCGTTCTATCCATCAGCTCCAGGTAGGTGCGGCGACAATTGGGGCTGGCAATTTAGACCATCAGGTAAACATCTCCACTGGGGATGAAATCGAGAAACTGGCACAAGAGTTTAATCAGATGGCGGCGCAGTTAGCCGAGCTTTATCGTTCCTTAGAACAGAAGGTGACTGAGCGGACGGCAGAACTTGTGCGGGTCAATGAAAGTTTGGAAAGTGAGATCAGCGATCGCAAGCAAGCCGAAGACTCACTACGGCAATCGGAGGAACGGGAACGCGATCGCGCTCAACAGCTAGAGCAAGCCATCGAAGAACTCCAACAAGCCCAATCCCAACTGATCCAGACTGAAAAAATGTCCAGCTTGGGGCAACTAGTGGCGGGAGTAGCGCACGAAATCAACAACCCAGTCAACTTCATTCATGGAAATTTGGAGTACACCCATACCTATGTGCAAGATTTATTAGAACTCATTCATCGCTACCAGCGGCACTCTTCTTCAATTCCGGCGGAAGTCCAGCAATATGCTGACGCAATCGATCTAGACTTTCTGCAAATTGATCTGCCTAAAATGCTGGCTTCGATGAAAGTTGGCACTCAACGGATTCGCCAAATTGTGCTTTCGCTCCGCAACTTTTCTCGCCTCGATGAATCGGATATGAAGCGTGTCAATATTCACGAAGGCATTGATAGTACGCTGTTAATCTTGCAGAATCGGCTAAAAGCTAAGCCAGAACATCCAGGCATTGCAGTGGTCAAAGAGTACGGTGATCTGCCGCTAGTCGAGTGCTATACGGGGCAACTCAACCAAGTCTTTATGAATATTCTCAGCAATGCGATCGATGCCTTAGACAGCTACAACCAGACGCGATCGGCAGCAAATCTTCAAAGTCATCCTAGCCAAATTCGCATTCGCACAGAACTCGTGTCACCGGATCGGGTCGCCATTCGCATCGCTGATAATGGTCCTGGCATGACCCATGAAGTCAAACAGCGCCTATTCGATCCATTCTTTACCACTAAGCCCGTGGGCCAAGGGACAGGATTGGGACTATCAATCAGCTACCAGATTGTGGTGCAGCGACACAGAGGAACCCTACATTGCGAGTCCCAACCCCAGCACGGCACTGAATTCTGGCTTGAGATTCCGGTACAACAAAACTATGCCCAAACTTCCCACTCAGCCGTAGCCGCACTTCCCGTACCAGAAGCAAGCTCGCAGGGCAGTTACTAA
- a CDS encoding phosphate/phosphite/phosphonate ABC transporter substrate-binding protein: MPATLSFLTRFSCRTWVRYSLALFPMLLSVSCGPESGDRPTPSASNPPTTSNREVKEFNVIDVAVIPALSPKEQEKQLESLAEYLEKSLGYPIYFQVTPSYEQAVELLVQEKVEVAYLGPLTYVLAQQQNPQVEPIVAPIEKSTGRPSYTSVIIARKAAGIDSLSDLKGKRFAFVSRSSTSGYLVPMAHFQKIGLRPDQDFATVKYSGNHDKAQADLEAGVVDAIADSRPSLLKRQKSGKLDPSQYQIIWESAPIPMSPIVVSKKLSPEIVSSLKKALINAPEGLADVTGAESAGYTLVEDADYEPIRQLQKTLEANSGPRQ, encoded by the coding sequence ATGCCAGCTACATTGTCTTTTCTCACTCGTTTTAGCTGCCGCACCTGGGTTCGCTATAGCCTGGCACTGTTCCCGATGCTGCTCAGTGTGAGTTGCGGGCCTGAATCTGGCGATCGCCCTACCCCTTCCGCCTCCAATCCACCGACAACTAGCAATCGAGAAGTCAAAGAGTTCAACGTCATTGATGTGGCGGTAATTCCAGCTCTGAGTCCTAAAGAACAAGAAAAACAACTGGAATCTCTTGCAGAGTATCTAGAAAAGTCGCTGGGATATCCCATTTACTTCCAAGTTACTCCGAGCTATGAGCAAGCAGTTGAGCTGCTAGTACAGGAAAAGGTAGAAGTTGCCTATTTGGGGCCTTTAACATACGTACTGGCCCAACAGCAAAACCCTCAAGTTGAGCCGATCGTCGCTCCGATTGAAAAAAGCACAGGTCGTCCTTCGTATACCAGCGTCATCATTGCTAGGAAAGCTGCTGGAATTGATAGCTTGAGCGATCTTAAAGGCAAGCGGTTTGCCTTCGTCAGCCGATCCTCCACCTCTGGTTACTTAGTGCCAATGGCTCACTTCCAGAAAATAGGTCTGCGTCCAGACCAAGACTTTGCCACCGTCAAATATTCTGGCAACCATGACAAAGCGCAGGCGGATTTGGAAGCAGGCGTGGTAGACGCGATCGCCGACAGCAGACCCTCTTTGCTAAAGCGGCAAAAATCTGGCAAGCTTGACCCCAGCCAGTACCAGATCATTTGGGAATCCGCTCCCATTCCCATGTCACCGATCGTTGTTTCCAAGAAGCTTTCCCCGGAAATCGTTTCTAGCCTTAAAAAAGCTCTGATCAATGCTCCTGAGGGACTTGCAGACGTTACAGGAGCTGAATCTGCGGGATATACATTGGTCGAGGATGCTGATTATGAGCCGATTCGACAATTACAAAAGACCTTAGAGGCAAATTCTGGTCCAAGACAATGA